The window CTTACAGACTATTTCGGTAAAGAACCGGTAGAAAAGGTCATCATCGGTTTACCCAAACAGATGAATAATACACCTTCTGAGAACATGCGTTTTGTCGAATCTTTTGTAGCCCGTTTTAAGAAGTGTTTTCCGCAAATGAAGATCGAATATTTCGATGAGCGTTTTACTTCAGCTTTGGCACACCAAGCGATGTTATCGGGCGGATTGAAGAAAAAAGACAGACAAAATAAGGAGTTGGTTGATGAGATAAGTGCTACGATTATATTACAAGATTATTTGGAAAGTAGAAAATATAAAAATTCGTTATGATATTACCTGTTTATCTTTATGGACAACCTGTTTTAAGAAAAATTTCGCGGGATATTACTCCCGATTATCCGGGTTTGTCAGAATTGATAAAAAATATGTTCGAGACGATGTACCAATCTGATGGAATCGGGCTGGCCGCACCGCAGATCGGTCTCGATATTCGTTTGTTAGTTATCGATTTGGATGTGCTTTCAGATACTTATCCCGAATATAAAGATTATCGTATTGCGATGATTAATGCGCGTATTCTCGAAAGAGAGGGTGAGACCGTGCGCCGCGAAGAAGGTTGCCTGAGTTTGCCGGGTATACATGAGTCGGTTCCTCGGCAGGAAAAAATAAAAATTACGTTTCTCGATGAAAATTTTAACGAACGAACCGAAGTTTTTGAAGGGTATGTAGCTCGTGTAATACAACACGAGTATGATCATCTCGAAGGAAAAATGTTTATCGATCATATTTCTCCTATTCGTAAACAGCTTATTAAATCGAAATTAAATGCTATTATCAAAGGGAAAGCTCGTTGTGATTATAGGGTGAAAACGGTAAAATGACAGATATCGAACTTTTTTAATTAACATACAACAATACAAGCTATTATGACTTCATTACAGAAAGACATCTTGGAACTGCGCGAGAAAAAAGCGCTGGTACAGATGGGTGGCGGAGAGGCTGCTATTGAGAAGCAAGAGGCTATGGGTAAGCTTACTGCCCGTAATCGTATCCTTGCACTGTTGGACGAAAATTCATTTCAGGAATATGATTTATTTGTAGAACATGAAGCCCGCGGGTTCGGGATGGAAAAGAAAGTACTTCCCGGAGACGGTGTTATTACCGGTACCGGAACTATCTTCGGTGCTCCAGTGTGTATTTATGCTCAGGACTTTACAGTAGCCGGCGGTTCGCTGGGATTGATGCATGCCCGTAAGATCACTAAGATTATGGACCATGCCCTGAAAATGAAAGTGCCCATTATCGGTATTAATGATTCTGGCGGTGCTCGTATACAAGAAGGGGTAGGTGCATTGGCCGGTTATGGAGAAATATTTTATCGAAATACGATCGCGTCGGGTGTAATTCCGCAAATCTCGGTAATCCTCGGTCCTTGTGCGGGTGGGGCAGTGTATTCCCCGGCATTGACCGATTTTGTATTTGTAGTTGAAAATATTTCAAAGATGTTTATTACTGGCCCGAATGTAATAAAAACAGTATTGGGAGAAGAAATATCTATGGAAGATCTTGGTGGTGCTCGTGTGCATGCTGAAATTACGGGTAATGCCCATTTCTATGCTCAAAGTGAGCAGGAATGCTTCGAACAGATAAAAAAATTGGTAACTTTTATTCCCTGGAACAACCGGGAACGCGCTCGTACTTTTGAACCGAAAGAACCGATGTTCGAAAAGACGGTAAATGATATTATCCCTTCCGATCCGAAACAGCCTTATGATGTTCGCGATATTATCCGTTCGGTGGTGGATGATTCTGATTTCTTTGAAATTCAGGAACTTTGGGCTGCCAATATTGTAATCGGTTTCGGGCGTATTCATGGTGAGACAATCGGTTTTGTCGCTAATCAGCCGATGGTAATGGCTGGAGTACTCGATTGTGATAGTTCTGATAAAGCAGCTCGCTTTATCCGTTATTGCGACTCGTTTAATATTCCTATCGTAACTTTCGAAGATATGCCTGGGTATTTACCGGGTGTAGATCAGGAACATGCCGGGGTGATACGCCACGGAGCTAAAGTATTATATGCGTATTCTGAAGCTACCGTGCCTAAAATTACTATTATTTTGCGTAAGGCTTACGGCGGAGGTTATATCGCAATGAACTCACGTCATTTGGGAGCTGACTTTGTTTTTGCGTGGCCAAGTGCCGAAATTGCCGTTATGGGGCCTGAAGGTGCGGCTAATATCATATTCCGCAAGGAAATTATGGAAGCTGAAGATCAGGATGCTATGAGACAAGCCAAGGTGAAAGAATATATCGAAAAATTCGCTAATCCTTATGTGGCTGCAGCAAAAGGATATATCGATGCTGTTATAGAACCGCGGGAAACCAGAGCTATTTTGAAACATGCTCTCGAAGTGGCTAAGAATAAAGAAGAATCGAGACCGACTAAAAAGCACGGGATTCCACCGTTCTGATCTGTTTTTTTAAGTTTATTAAACAAGAAAAAGATGGAACAAGATAAGAAAAAGCTGGTCGACTTTGCTGTTACGGCCCGTAAATATAAGACTACATTAACCCAGAAGTTTATCGATCGTCCGATATGGAAGAAACCGGTGGCAGGAGAAGTGCGTTCGACACTTCCCGGTACAGTTGTTTCATTAGCTGTAAAAGTCGGTGACAAGATAAATGCGGGAGATTTGTTGTTGGTACACGAAGCGATGAAAATGCAAAATCGCATATTGGCTCCTGTTTCGGGTGTTGTTTCTGAAATTCCTGTACAAGAAGGGGAACATCTGACAAAAGGAGCTTTGATCCTGAAGATTGAAGAAGAGTAATTTGTCTTTTTAGATATAAAATACTTCATTATTAAAAAAACTCGTTATCGGAAAGATAACGAGTTTTTTGTCTTTTGAAGTGTAATTTATACCGATTATTGTAATGGTATATAAAGATATGTCGAAGTGTTTTTATAATTTATAAATGTGTATAAAGGATTAATCCATAACGTGTTATTCTATGTTTTAATAGAAAACTTCTATTAATTAAAAACTATTTTATTATGGCACTGAACACTCCAGATGAAGGAAAACTGACTACCGCCATCGAGAAACAAACCTCGAAGGTTCCTTCCGGTTGCTATCTTACGGCTGCTTTATTGGCAATGGCCGCTTCGTTGACTCTGAAATGTTTTAAGAGGGGACGTTCCGCTCTGTTTGTCGGACAATGGGCAGCTCCCTTTTTGATCATGGGCTTGTATAATAAGATTGTGAAAACGAATGGTCATGATTGAGCGTTCTCGAAATGATTTTATTTGTGGAATCTCCGGAGTCTAAAACTCCGGAGATTTTTATTTTCTGACTATTCTTAATTATTTGTGAAGGGATAAGGGGAGTCTTTTTTTTATTCGGATAGCTTTTGTTATATTTGTACAAAATGACAAAATAGTTGAAAAATATATGGCAGACGATAAGAAAATTATTTTTTCTATGGTAGGGGTAAGTAAAACTTTTCCTCCCCATAAACAAGTATTGAAAAATATTTATCTCTCGTTTTTTTACGGAGCTAAGATCGGTATTATCGGTCTTAACGGATCAGGTAAATCTACGTTGTTAAAAATAATTGCCGGCATCGAAAAATCGTATCAGGGAGAGGTCGTTTTTTCTCCCGGATATTCGGTGGGATATCTCGAACAAGAACCTAAGCTCGATCCGGAGAAAACTGTAAAAGAGATCGTGCAGGAAGGAGTACAACCTATACTCGATATTTTGACTGAGTATGAGGAGGTAAATATGAAATTTGGTGATCCAGAAGTATTGGAAGATCCTGATAAAATGGAAGCATTGATGAATCGTCAGGCTGAACTTCAGGATAAAATCGATGCTTCGGATGCTTGGAATCTCGACAATAAGCTGGAACGTGCCATGGATGCATTGCGGTGTCCACCTGAAGATCAGCTTGTAAAATCACTTTCGGGGGGAGAGCGTCGTCGGGTTGCTTTATGCCGTTTGTTGTTGCAACAACCCGATGTTTTATTGCTTGATGAACCTACCAATCATCTCGATGCTGAGTCTATCGACTGGCTCGAACAGCATTTACAACAATATCCCGGTACAGTAATCGCAATTACTCACGATCGGTATTTTCTCGATCATGTAGCTGGTTGGATTCTTGAACTCGACAGAGGAGAGGGTATTCCTTGGCAGGGAAATTATACGTCATGGCTCGAACAGAAGACCAAGCGTATGGAGATGGAGGAAAAACAGGCTAGTAAACGACGTAAGACCCTCGAACGAGAACTTGAATGGGTGAGAATGGCTCCTAAAGCCCGTCAGGCAAAAGGAAAAGCTCGATTAAATTCTTATGATAAGTTATTGAATCAGGATCAGAAAGAACGGGAAGAAAAATTAGAAATATTTATCCCTAATGGTCCCAGATTAGGGAATAAGGTGATTGAAGCTAAGGGAGTTGCCAAGGCTTATGGGGATAAGCTATTATTTGATAATTTAAATTTTATGTTGCCTCCTAATGGTATTGTAGGGGTAATCGGCCCGAACGGGGCAGGAAAGACAACATTGTTCAGATTGATAATGGGGCAGGAAAAAGTGGATAAAGGTGAGTTTGATGTAGGCGAGACAGTAAAAATAGCATATGTAGATCAAACTCATAAAGATATAGATCCTCAAAAAAGTGTTTATCAGGTGGTTTCTGGTGGTCAGGAGCTGATACGTATGGGGGGAAAAGATATTAATGCCCGGGCTTATCTTTCTCGATTTAATTTTACGGGTGCCGATCAGGAAAAACTTTGTGGCGTGCTTTCCGGAGGAGAACGTAACAGGTTGCATCTGGCAATGGCCTTAAAGGAAGAAGGAAATGTTCTTTTGCTCGATGAGCCGACCAACGATATCGATGTAAATACTTTGCGGGCTTTGGAAGAGGGGCTTGAAAATTTTGCCGGTTGTGCTGTTGTGGTATCCCATGACAGATGGTTCCTCGATCGTATATGTACACATATTCTTGCTTTTGAGGGAGATTCCGAGGTATTTTATTTTGAAGGAGATTACTCTGAATATGAAGAAAATAAACGTAAACGTATGGGTGACGTTGAGCCGAGGCGGGTGCGTTACCGAAAATTAATAAATGATTGATGGATCTATTGATTGCGCGAAGGCCTTTAAAAGGTTTTCGCGCTTTTGTATATATTGCGAGCTTTCTTTTTTGAAGAAGCTTTTTGTTGGGATGATGAAAGTTTAAGCGATGAATATTAGATAAATTACAGCAGCAGGTGATGCGAGCAATACACTATCGAATCGGTCGAGCATTCCTCCGTGTCCTGGAAGGACATTTCCCGAGTCTTTTACATGTATAGTCCTTTTAAGTAAAGATTCGCATAAATCTCCGAATGTTGCGGAGATACAAACGGTAAGTCCGAAACCTAACCATTGAAGAGGAGAGAGAAAGGTAAAAAATAAAGAAAGTACATATGCACTCAATAGACAGAATCCCATTCCTCCGAAAAATCCTTCCCATGATTTTTTAGGAGAAATACGTTCAAACAAACGGTGTTTTCCAAAAGTGCATCCGATCAGATAAGCACCTGTGTCGTTCAGCCATATGAAAATAAAAAATGAGGCCAGCCCCCATGCGTTATAATCTCCGTGTTTAAAAGCGATAAGGCTGAGTAGTGAAAAGGGAAGTGCAATGTAGATTTGTCCCAATAAAGTGTTGGCCCAGTTACGAATAGGATCGGGGCGTTTTGCATATAGCTGTGCAATAAAAGTATATAAAAGATATAATAGATAAGGTGAAAAAAGTCGTCCGTGAGAAATATCTGATCCCGATGCAGCTATAAATACAGCGATAAAAAGATAAATACCTCCGGCCAGATCGGTGATATAGTTTACCGTAGTTTCTTCCTTTTCTTTTACAAGCCGGTAGAATTCGATGAGGGTAAAACCGGTAATTACAGCAAAAAGTACTGCAAAACTCAATGGCTTATATAATATAGCTCCTAATAAGATAATTACAAATAAAATTCCAGTAACGGCTCGGACGATAAAATTTCTCAAGGCAGTAGTTTTTTATGTGTTATATATAACTAAAGTCGATCGTGGGTACAAAGATATTAAAATTTTATTTTTTACGACTATAATGTTTCAGGTGTCGAAAGTAGATATGAAAAACGTGATATACTTTAACTTTAATCAGTATATCACGTTTTTATAAAATATCGGTTTATTTTGTTTCGTTTGTCTCTACTGTATTTTCAGAATTTTCAAGATTTGTTTCCGATTGAGTCTCTGAAGTAATAGCTGTTTCCGTTTTTGAACTATTTTCTTCGTTTTTCCCCTCCTTTTCGTTATCGTCTTGTAGAATTTCTTCCGACCGAGAGGCCCATTGTCGTTTTCCGAAAATACGTTCTACATCTTCAGTAAAAATTACCTCTTTTTCGATAAGAACTGAAGTGAGTTCGGCATGTCCTTCCGATTTTTCGGTCAGTATTCTTTTAGCCCGGTCGTATTGCTCTGCAATAATGCGACCTACTTCATCGTCGATAAGTTTAGCGGTATCTTCACTATAAGGTTTGGTAAAACCATAGTCTTGACCGGTAGAATCGTAGTAACTTAGATTCGGTAATTTATCGCTCATTCCAAAATATACGACCATTGCGTATGCTTGTTTGGTGACACGTTCCAAATCGTTGGCTGCTCCGGTAGAAATCCTTCCTAAGAATAATTCTTCTGCAGCGCGTCCGCCCAAGGTGGCACACATCTCGTCGAGTAATTGTTCTCGTGTGGTAATTTGCCTTTCTTCAGGCAAGTACCAGGCAGCTCCCAGAGCTTTACCTCGAGGTACAATAGTAATTTTCACCAACGGATTGGCATATTGAAGAAACCAACTTAAAGAGGCGTGACCGGCTTCGTGAATGGCGATTGACCGTTTTTCATCGGCTGTGGTAATTTTAGTCCGTTTTTCAAGCCCTCCGACGATACGGTCGACTGCATCCATGAAATCTTGTTTTTGTACATAATTTTTGCCTTTACGAGCGGCGATCAGTGCAGCTTCGTTGCATACGTTTGCAATATCGGCACCTGAAAAGCCCGGAGTTTGGCGGGCAAGTAAATCGATATCTACCGAGTCGTCGATCTTTACATTGCGTAAATGTACTCTGAAGATCGCCTTACGATCGTTCAGGTCAGGCAGTTCTACATAGATCTGACGGTCGAACCGCCCGGCACGTAATAATGCCTTATCGAGGATATCCGCACGATTGGTAGCGGCGAGTATGATAACACCGCTGTTCGAGCCGAACCCGTCCATTTCTGTCAAAAGTTGATTCAGTGTATTTTCCCGTTCATCATT of the Coprobacter tertius genome contains:
- the ruvX gene encoding Holliday junction resolvase RuvX, giving the protein MARILSIDFGRKRTGIAVTDSMKIIASGLTTVATSDLIDFLTDYFGKEPVEKVIIGLPKQMNNTPSENMRFVESFVARFKKCFPQMKIEYFDERFTSALAHQAMLSGGLKKKDRQNKELVDEISATIILQDYLESRKYKNSL
- the def gene encoding peptide deformylase; its protein translation is MILPVYLYGQPVLRKISRDITPDYPGLSELIKNMFETMYQSDGIGLAAPQIGLDIRLLVIDLDVLSDTYPEYKDYRIAMINARILEREGETVRREEGCLSLPGIHESVPRQEKIKITFLDENFNERTEVFEGYVARVIQHEYDHLEGKMFIDHISPIRKQLIKSKLNAIIKGKARCDYRVKTVK
- a CDS encoding acyl-CoA carboxylase subunit beta produces the protein MTSLQKDILELREKKALVQMGGGEAAIEKQEAMGKLTARNRILALLDENSFQEYDLFVEHEARGFGMEKKVLPGDGVITGTGTIFGAPVCIYAQDFTVAGGSLGLMHARKITKIMDHALKMKVPIIGINDSGGARIQEGVGALAGYGEIFYRNTIASGVIPQISVILGPCAGGAVYSPALTDFVFVVENISKMFITGPNVIKTVLGEEISMEDLGGARVHAEITGNAHFYAQSEQECFEQIKKLVTFIPWNNRERARTFEPKEPMFEKTVNDIIPSDPKQPYDVRDIIRSVVDDSDFFEIQELWAANIVIGFGRIHGETIGFVANQPMVMAGVLDCDSSDKAARFIRYCDSFNIPIVTFEDMPGYLPGVDQEHAGVIRHGAKVLYAYSEATVPKITIILRKAYGGGYIAMNSRHLGADFVFAWPSAEIAVMGPEGAANIIFRKEIMEAEDQDAMRQAKVKEYIEKFANPYVAAAKGYIDAVIEPRETRAILKHALEVAKNKEESRPTKKHGIPPF
- a CDS encoding acetyl-CoA carboxylase biotin carboxyl carrier protein subunit, with the translated sequence MEQDKKKLVDFAVTARKYKTTLTQKFIDRPIWKKPVAGEVRSTLPGTVVSLAVKVGDKINAGDLLLVHEAMKMQNRILAPVSGVVSEIPVQEGEHLTKGALILKIEEE
- the ettA gene encoding energy-dependent translational throttle protein EttA encodes the protein MADDKKIIFSMVGVSKTFPPHKQVLKNIYLSFFYGAKIGIIGLNGSGKSTLLKIIAGIEKSYQGEVVFSPGYSVGYLEQEPKLDPEKTVKEIVQEGVQPILDILTEYEEVNMKFGDPEVLEDPDKMEALMNRQAELQDKIDASDAWNLDNKLERAMDALRCPPEDQLVKSLSGGERRRVALCRLLLQQPDVLLLDEPTNHLDAESIDWLEQHLQQYPGTVIAITHDRYFLDHVAGWILELDRGEGIPWQGNYTSWLEQKTKRMEMEEKQASKRRKTLERELEWVRMAPKARQAKGKARLNSYDKLLNQDQKEREEKLEIFIPNGPRLGNKVIEAKGVAKAYGDKLLFDNLNFMLPPNGIVGVIGPNGAGKTTLFRLIMGQEKVDKGEFDVGETVKIAYVDQTHKDIDPQKSVYQVVSGGQELIRMGGKDINARAYLSRFNFTGADQEKLCGVLSGGERNRLHLAMALKEEGNVLLLDEPTNDIDVNTLRALEEGLENFAGCAVVVSHDRWFLDRICTHILAFEGDSEVFYFEGDYSEYEENKRKRMGDVEPRRVRYRKLIND
- a CDS encoding phosphatidate cytidylyltransferase, which codes for MRNFIVRAVTGILFVIILLGAILYKPLSFAVLFAVITGFTLIEFYRLVKEKEETTVNYITDLAGGIYLFIAVFIAASGSDISHGRLFSPYLLYLLYTFIAQLYAKRPDPIRNWANTLLGQIYIALPFSLLSLIAFKHGDYNAWGLASFFIFIWLNDTGAYLIGCTFGKHRLFERISPKKSWEGFFGGMGFCLLSAYVLSLFFTFLSPLQWLGFGLTVCISATFGDLCESLLKRTIHVKDSGNVLPGHGGMLDRFDSVLLASPAAVIYLIFIA
- the ftsH gene encoding ATP-dependent zinc metalloprotease FtsH, coding for MDNNSNPISPQGPKKPKFMKFSLYWMYSLIALLLIGLYYMNDGSVSKEVNWTEFEKIAKEGGITQMTVYTNKDNVEAIITDSIAQKIFKTSSDKIGKNPKIYTNIASPEVLDKAIEKWKQENGFHAEVKYEKGSDFGDMLWSFGPILLLIAFWFIIMRRMSNQGSGGGVFNVGKAKAQLFDKEGPVQVSFKDVAGLSEAKQEVEEIVSFLKNPNKYTELGGKIPKGALLVGPPGTGKTLLAKAVAGEANVPFFSLSGSDFVEMFVGVGASRVRDLFRQAKEKAPCIVFIDEIDAVGRARGKNPNMGSNDERENTLNQLLTEMDGFGSNSGVIILAATNRADILDKALLRAGRFDRQIYVELPDLNDRKAIFRVHLRNVKIDDSVDIDLLARQTPGFSGADIANVCNEAALIAARKGKNYVQKQDFMDAVDRIVGGLEKRTKITTADEKRSIAIHEAGHASLSWFLQYANPLVKITIVPRGKALGAAWYLPEERQITTREQLLDEMCATLGGRAAEELFLGRISTGAANDLERVTKQAYAMVVYFGMSDKLPNLSYYDSTGQDYGFTKPYSEDTAKLIDDEVGRIIAEQYDRAKRILTEKSEGHAELTSVLIEKEVIFTEDVERIFGKRQWASRSEEILQDDNEKEGKNEENSSKTETAITSETQSETNLENSENTVETNETK